A window of Nonomuraea angiospora genomic DNA:
GAGCAGGTCGCGCGGCTGATGGCGGACTACCTGGCTTCAGGGCCCGAATCTCCATGATCCCCGGCACACCGGGAACACCCTCGCGGCTCGATCCAGCTCGAGCCCTGGCGGACCTCAAGGCCCGTACGGGGGCATGACGGCAACCGAGCACCACTGGCCCGGATCGAGAGCATGATTCGTCATGACCGCGTTCGGCCTTGGTCCTCCACCAGGGCGGCGAAACCGTCGAGATGGCGGGCGAGCCCGTATTCAAACAGACCGTTCAGGTCCGACGCCGTTTCCTCCGGAATCGCGGCCAGCAGAGGAAATCGTCCGCTGTCGAGGAGTTCGTCAGTTCGCTTGCGCTGTGCCACCCACCATCGGTCGAGCGTCACACCGGTCTCCTGCTCCGCTTCGACCTCATCCGCCATGGACAGAGCAACGGTGAGGACCAGTGCGTGCAGCGTGAGCGCCTCTTGGATCCGGATCTCCATAGGCAGCCCGAGCCCGTCGAGTGCGCGCAGGGTCCACTCGGTGTGCTCCATCATGTTGGGCACGAGCGACGGGCGAGTGAACGAGATGGCCCTGGGCAGCCAGAGGTGTCGCCGGCACAGCTCCCATTGCCTGCGGGAGATCAGTTCGAGCTTGGCACGCCACCCCTCCGGCCCAGGGATGGGCAGATCCGTCTCGCTGAAGGTCTCGTCGACCATCTGCGTCACCAGTTCGTCTTTGTTCGCCACATGCCGGTACAGGGACATCGGACCGACGTCGAGCTCGGCCGCCAGGCGTCGCATGGAGACGGCGTCGAGTCCCTCGGCGTCGGCGATGGCGATGGCGGTACGGAGAACCTGCTTCCGGTTCAGCTTGGTGATTCCGCCCTGTCGCGGCTTCAGTGGCGTGCTCGGGCCGGTCGGCTGCGGCCGGCTCGCGCGTGCGCTGACCACGGTGCCGGAACCGACCTTCGCCTCGACGAGCCCCTCGTCGCGGAGCGTCGCCATCACCTTGGTCGCGGTGGCGACCGCGACGCCCCATCGCTGGGCGATCTGCCGGATGGACGGCATCCGCTCGCCGGACCGCAGGTCGCCGGTCAGGATCCGGGCACGGATCTCCGCGACGATCCGCCGGTATGGCGGATCCGGTCGCTGAGGTGATGACGCCATGGGAGCCCCCGATTCGTCGGTGAGGTCGCTACTTACGAGATGGTGTACTAGTTCACTCACTACAGTACTAGTTCACTTTATCAGCCTTAATAGCACGATAATCCGGCTTTTATCTGGCGGCTCGCTACTCTGTACGCATGACACTTGATACACCGTACGCATCGATGTGGCAGGCAGGTGCCGCATGAGCCGGTCGGGGGACCCGATGTCCATCTCCTTCGCCGAAGTGCGGTCGTGGCACCGACCGTTGATGATCATGGTGGCGGCGATGTCCGCGCTCGTGGTCGTCGCGATCTTCGGCCTCCTCGCAGACGGTCGCGAGCTCATGCAGCAGTCGATCTGGGTGAAGCCGTTGAAGTTCGGGGTGTCGTTCGTCATCCATGGCGCGACGCTCGCCTGGTTGTTGCCGAAGCTTCGCAAGGCAAGGCGCACGATGTGGACTCTCGGGACACTCCTGGCCGTCGCCGGGCTGGTCGACGTCGGTTTCATCGCGGTGCAGGCCGCTCGCGGCACCTACAGCCACTTCAACACCGGCACGGACGCGTTCAACGAGATCGGGCAGGTGGTCTTCTCCGCGGGCGTGGTCGCGTTGTTCGCGGCGAACCTGCTCATCGCCGTCATGCTGCTGTTCCAGCGGATGGGTGAAACGGCACTCACCTGGGTACTGCGTGCCGGGATCGGGCTGGCCGTCATGGGCATGGGGTTGGCGTCCTTCATGGTCGGAACGGCCATGAGGAAGCCCCGGATGGTCGAGGATGCCTATGGCAACCCGGTCCCGCTGGTAGGGGGACACGGGGTGGGAGTGCCCGACGGCGACGGCATGCCGATCACGAACTGGAGCATCGTGGGTGGCGACCTGCGCGTTCCGCACTTCATCAGCCTGCACTCCATCCAGGTGTTCGTGCTCGCGGTGGTGGTTCTCACCGCCCTCGCGGCCCGGATCAGCTGGCTGCGCAGCGAACGCGTGCGCGCCCAGCTGACCGGCGTCGTCATCCTGGGCTACGCCGCGCTGTTCATCATCACGGCGTGGCAGGCGCTGCGAGGTCAGTCGCTGATCCACCCCGACACGGCCACGTGGATCGCGCTCGCGGCGTCGGTTGTCGTGACCGCGCTGCTGGCAGTTCTGGCCATCTCGGCGGCCCGCCGTAGCGAGATGGCGCCCGCCGGGCCACGGGCCCGCGCCCAACGCGACCGGCGTGCACCAGCTGTCCGGTAGCCCTCACCCAACCCAACAGGCCGAAAGACGTGGGTGGTGCCCGGCGAGATGACTTTCGGGGAGTTTTGCCGAAGCGGAAGGCTTTCGCCCCTCGGAATCAAACATCGCCAGCCGGCCGCCTGCCTCCTCGGCCAGGCGCTGGACCGGGATGGCCGTCCACAGGCTGTGCAGGACCGTCGCGCCGACGAACCCGCCGCCGCTTCAGCGCCGCCCAACCCGTCCTTGACTGCTTCGCGGACGGCCGGCAGGTCACCGCTGGCAGTACGCCGTCGTGGGCCGCCTGATCAGCACCTGGCCGAGGCCACCCCACCGCAGTGGGCCGGCGTGCCCTGGCCGGGCCGGACGCGCTTACACCGCAGCCCTTAGCGCCATGAAAGGGCGAAGCAGGGGCGCGAGAGTCGCCCGGATGTGTCCCATCCCCAAATCGCCCTGATTCGCGCGAAAATGTTCTGGAGCTATAGAAGGCCACTTCCCGATCACGGGTAGTGGCCTTCGACCTGTAGCGGACCTTTCCGACCCGAAGACAGCTGACCGGCTGGCCGCCAAACTCGGCAAGCATCCCGGGGCTTGGTCGATCGCGGCGTACGGCGCCCCGGCCACGCCAACGGTTTCATCCACGGATTAAGGGCTATTTCTCAGGACCTTCCGGCCCGGGCACCGAAACCGACCTTGCTGAAGCTCACGACGCGGATGGTCTCGGGACCAATTGGAGCGTATGGACGTGCCCCGCAGTGAGGACGTCCTCGCCCAGGTGCATCCCAGCAGCGTCGTGGTGAGCGCGCGCGGTGGTGGAGTCGATGCTGACCAGGGACAGGTCCACCTCACCCCGCTTCGCCGCTTCCGCGATCAGGCCCTCCAGCAGGGCCTCGAAGAGGCCCGTGTCACGCCACTGCCGGAAGCGGTTGTGGACGGTCGACCAGGCACCGAACTCCTGCGGCAGCTCCCGCCACTGTCCGCCGGTCTTGAACCGCCAGATCACACCCTCGAACTGCTGCCGTAACCGCTCGGGATGCGGGCCGTACTTGCCGATCGGCAGCGAATCCCACAGATTGATCAGGACTCGGTAGGCACCCCACTCGGTCGGCTCCTGCGTCACCGAGAATTGATCAAGGGTCCGGACCTCGCAGTGCCTGATCCGTCCGGTCTCCGGCGCTGGTTGCCCTCGTGGGCACCGGTGGAGCTTGCCTACTGTGTCCGTGTGAGTGACGTGACGAGCGGGCGTACGGGACGGGTGGTCGTGCTGGTGCTGCCCGAGGTGAACCTGTTGGATCTCGGCGGCCCGGTCCAGGTCTTCTGTGCGGCAGCCCACTTGGGCGGCTGCTACCGGCTGGAGTACGTCGCCGAGACCGGTGGGGTGCGCTCGGCGCAGGGGCTGGAGCTCGCTGGGCTCCAGGCGCTCGCGGCGACGCAGGCGGGACCGGGTGATCTGGTGCTGGTACCGGGGCCACGACTGACCGGATCCGACCGACTGGTGTCGAGCGCCGCAGTGCGATGGCTGCGGGATGCCTATGACGCGGGGGCGCGGGTGGCATCGGTGTGCAGCGGCGCCGCGGCCCTGGGAGAGGCGGGGCTGCTGGATGGCCGGGCGTGCACGACGCACTGGTCGCTGACCGGAGCGATGCGCGAGCGGTATCCGGCAGCCCGGGTCCGCGAGGCGGCCCTGTACGTCCACGACGGGCGCATCAGTACCAGCGCCGGCATCTCCTCCGGGATCGACCTTGCACTGTCCCTCGTCGAACGCGACCACGGCCCGGAACTGGCCGCCGCCGTCGCCCGTGAGCTGGTGCTCTATCTACGGCGGGACGGCGATGCTGCCCAGATCAGCCCATTCCTGCGCTACCGCGACCATGTGCAGCCCGCCGTGCACCGGGTGCAGGACCACCTGGCTCAGAACCTGGATGCCCCGCACTCCCTCGACGAGCTCGCCGCCGTTGCCCATCTGTCGCCGCGTGGTCTGACGCGGGCCTTCACCACGGCCACCGGGATCACTCCGCTGGCCTACCAGCGCCGGCTGCGCCTGGAACGGGCCCGTGCGCTGCTGACGGACACCGACCTGACGGTGGAGACGGTCGCTGCCCGTTGCGGCTTCCGTGACGCACGGCAGTTGCGCCGCCTGGTCACCGAGAGCTTCGGCATTCCGCCGTCCCGACTCCGCACGCAGTTGCGCCCCGCCGGCTGAAACGCCCGCCGGGAACGGCTCCTGACGCCTTCCCTCGGCCACTTCCCTTTCTTGTTCTCCCCATGGGGGCGGTTGCGTGTGCCGCACCGCCATCGATCGACCGTTTTATGGAGGTATGTCGTGTCAAGATTGAAGAGGGGGCGGGGGGTGGTCCGCCGTACGGGCTGGGTGCTCATGGGCACGGCGCTGTCGGTGGCGTCGTTCGCCGGGATCGCCTTCGCGGGGGTGAGCACGTCGATGGCGGACAGTTTCGCCCCCGCACCGACCGCATCGGACGCGCGTGCGTGGCCGACCGCGCGGGCCGTGCCGACCGGCCGGATCACGGTGGCCGTGGTGGTCAGCAACGAGG
This region includes:
- a CDS encoding GntR family transcriptional regulator; its protein translation is MASSPQRPDPPYRRIVAEIRARILTGDLRSGERMPSIRQIAQRWGVAVATATKVMATLRDEGLVEAKVGSGTVVSARASRPQPTGPSTPLKPRQGGITKLNRKQVLRTAIAIADAEGLDAVSMRRLAAELDVGPMSLYRHVANKDELVTQMVDETFSETDLPIPGPEGWRAKLELISRRQWELCRRHLWLPRAISFTRPSLVPNMMEHTEWTLRALDGLGLPMEIRIQEALTLHALVLTVALSMADEVEAEQETGVTLDRWWVAQRKRTDELLDSGRFPLLAAIPEETASDLNGLFEYGLARHLDGFAALVEDQGRTRS
- a CDS encoding GlxA family transcriptional regulator, which translates into the protein MSDVTSGRTGRVVVLVLPEVNLLDLGGPVQVFCAAAHLGGCYRLEYVAETGGVRSAQGLELAGLQALAATQAGPGDLVLVPGPRLTGSDRLVSSAAVRWLRDAYDAGARVASVCSGAAALGEAGLLDGRACTTHWSLTGAMRERYPAARVREAALYVHDGRISTSAGISSGIDLALSLVERDHGPELAAAVARELVLYLRRDGDAAQISPFLRYRDHVQPAVHRVQDHLAQNLDAPHSLDELAAVAHLSPRGLTRAFTTATGITPLAYQRRLRLERARALLTDTDLTVETVAARCGFRDARQLRRLVTESFGIPPSRLRTQLRPAG